The stretch of DNA GGcctttttgtgttctttttttcttttaaattcttCCTCAGAACCATCTGTGGAACTCCAAACTATCTGGCCCCAGAAGTGTTGAACCGGCAGGGGCATGGGCCTGAATCGGATGTTTGGTCCCTGGGCTGTGTCATGTAAGTTGATACCATTGCCATTTTCCCCCAGACTTCAAAAGGTGTTTGACATGGAGAGTATTTGTTGCTCGTGAATTGAAAGCCTGACTGAGACCTGGGGCTTCGTTAGAAAAATAAGAACTGCAAAAAACAGTAGAAAGAGATCTGCTACAACCAAAACCAGTCCACAAAAAGCAAGCACTTTGCAAACTGTATGTTAGCTGCACTATGTTATTGTAATGAGCAGTGTTACAGTAAATGAGGGTGCACGGCAGATAACATACTGCGGCGtttgctgttttgaattttcTGTTTCGGTTTGACTCGGTGAGATTTAAGATATTGGTCCTGAAAGCTCTGCGCTCAGCGGACTGCACACATTCAAATGTGCCCCTCTCTTTTGTCAACTAGGTATACTCTGCTATGTGGGAACCCACCATTTGAGACACTGGACCTGAAGGAAACCTATAAGTGTATCAAGGAGGTGCGGTACACCCTGCCCTCATCCCTCACACCTGCTGCCCAGAAGCTGATCTCTGGCATCCTGCAGAAGAACCCCAGTGACCGCCTCACCTTGGACCAGATCCTCAGCCACGAGTACTTCACCAAGGTAAGAGGCTGCAGGAAAAGTCAGCATGCGTATCAGTGGGGAGGGCGTCTGTCTAGGACACCATGTCTGGCTGGCTGGAAGCCTGGCCCTTTTATCTCATTGTGTTACCTtttgttgcattatttatttgcattatctGGTGCCCCTTTCCATAGAATCTTGCATAGATTACGTTTTTTCCAATTTACACAGCAGGCAGTTTGGGCCTGGCATATTTCAGGTGTCCCTAAGTCACCTTGCCTTCCCTCAGGGCTTCACTCCAGACCGACTGCCCCCAAGCAGCTGCGTGATGGTTCCAGAACTCAACCCACCCAGCCCTGCCAAGAAGTTCTTCACCAAGATGGCCAAAAGCCTCTTTGGAAAGAAGAAATCCAAAGGTTAGCAGTGCAGCCTGACCAACTGTAATTCTGCAATTTTTCACCTCTGTGACTGGACCGGACTCCCTCACAATCTCTCTTTGACTTTACAGTGGAGAAGACCCCCTGCGATGAGCGGGATGATATCTCCAAGCTGGTGACCGGCATAGTGAAGAGCTCCATCAGCCGGCAGATGAGCTACAAGACCGTGGAGGGGAATGAGGTATGTACATAAAGCTTACTGTAAAATTGTAGATCCTTTTTTTGTACAGAGGGAAGGTGTCAGTGGCCTGGATGTAATTCTTAAATTGCTATTGTCTTTACCCCCTTCGCAGGCTACCTCTCCCAGTGGTCAGCTGGCCAGCACCAGCCCACTGGACActcaggcagaggaggagtCCAGGAAGTCCACCTCTCGCTCCTTCAAAGGCACTGTGGCCAGCAGCACTGAAGGTGAGTCTGGCCTTTGAGGTATTAGAGGACAAGTGGAAAAGATtatgttatttgtatttaactTGATTAAGGCTTGAGTTCAGTCTTCAGTTTTGGCATTTAACTGTACatttgaaacacaaaataagcaaatctttctttttttttttcagtagtttGGCTTGAGAATAGGGAAAATATTGCTCTCCGTGCAATTGCATGGAATATCTTATATGTCCTTCCCTGTAGTGAAGGCCAAAATAGAAAACAGGATTTGATTCCATCCAAAGCATTATCTATTACACTCATGTGGTGTTATAAAGAAATTTTAGCATTTCCCTGTGGGTGTTCCTGGTATTAATGCCCGTCATGTCTGCTTGTTGTATGCCAGGCACACCTAGCCAAATGCTAATTTTTCAACCACAATTATTTAACATTAGACAGAAATTGGATATGTGCCTGTGAAGCACATGTGTGGTTTGGCTTTCCATTATCTGGAGCAAAGCTTTGAAGTGTTAATGAGAAGGTAGTGCTAATGAGTGCCAGTTTTGCAGCCGCATAGCCCGAATTCTTGTTCAATGATTTGCGTTGTTTGAAAGAAAGGTGTGGCATAAGGAaacccagtgttttttttttttcctgttccgACTAACAGATTGCAGTCTATTCAGCCAGCTTTTTTCATCTATTTCCTCTATTTTTAGAATCATTTTACCATTTGTGCGTTAAACATTCCAAGAGTtacaggtgtgtatgtgtgtgtgctgatccCTCTCATGTTTCCTCAGCTTGTGAAGATGGCCTCACCCCTGTTGTTGTGGCTGAGTCCGCAATGAAGGTTCTCAACAGCTGCCTGTCCTCCATGCCAGCAGGTAAAGTTCCACAAACTGTTCCCGACATTCAAGCGCTCAGTACCAGTGAGATTAGAGGCTCTAGCTGTTGAATTATGCATCTTGAAATCCCTCTCTTGAAAAGTAAAAGGCCTGTGTCAAAAGCTGTAGGCCCCATGGGTGTGTTTGGAGcagtatgagtgtgtttttttactgGTGTCAGTGTTAGGCGAACTCTGCGACTCCTATCAAAAGATTACTGGCTGCTAATGTTGTgccattatgtttttttttcagcctcgAGAAACCCACCTTGTCTCTCTAGACCCAAATCCTTCGTCTGGGTCACAAAGTGGGTTGACTATTCTAACAAGTACGGCTTTGGCTACCAGCTCTCCAATCGGAACATCGGTGTGCTATTCAACGAAGGGACACATCTCAGTTTGTGCGACCAGCGTAGGTAAGCCCACAAAAAATCCCCTTGATCCAAGAATAGGAGCAGACAGCGCTGTACTTGGAGAGCTGCAGTCTGGAATGGTTTCTAGGTCTCTCAAAATTCACCAAATGCCTTGGAATCAGGGCCTCATGTTCTAATTAAGCCTCAGACATGACCCAGTTATGTGATTAAGGTCTGGTTGAAACAAAGCGTAGCATTCCCTGCAGTTCTCCAGGGCCAGCTCGGCAGTCCACTGTCCACTGTCAGCCTCTCGTTGTCTTATgtcattattagtattatttattaCCTCCATTCTGAGTCCTTgtacttgccctaaaatgagTTCTCCTTTGTAGGACCGTCCACTACTACTTGACCAATAATAAGCGCTTCACCTTCCAAGTGTCCACTGTTCCCGAGCAGCTGCGTAGCCAGATGCAAATCGTGGAGTACATGGCCAACTACATGGAGCAGAACCTAATGGAGGCAAGTAGTTGCTTTGTTGCCAGCAAATCTGTGTcagcaggaaaagaaaatgcGTTTTGTGTCTGAGGTTGTGCTGGAACTGGCTTAAAGGATGGAATTCCACCCCGGCCTGTCCCGCGGCCCTACGCGGAAGTTCCGTGTTGTGCGGAGTTTCGCGCTCAGACAGGCTGCGAGCAGCGCAGGCCTGGAAATCCCCTGTCAGATGCCTGtgatatgcatgcatgtgtgtgtgttaaattgCACCCAGCTGGATCCtaacggtgtgtgtgtgtgtgtgtgtgatctctTGATTTTCCAGGGTGGAGACCTCCACTGTGCTGACCCGGCCCcgtcttcctctcctctgctcctgcAGTGGGTCAAGACGGACCACGCACTCGTCATGC from Megalops cyprinoides isolate fMegCyp1 chromosome 20, fMegCyp1.pri, whole genome shotgun sequence encodes:
- the plk3 gene encoding serine/threonine-protein kinase PLK3 codes for the protein MDLACFSNSQRLSCHIMNPDLFKPSPERVQAAHPVKPNRGKSEQIRPELAQVVNDSKTGRSYCKGKLLGKGGFARCYEMTDLASNKMYAVKVIPQSRVSKPHQREKITNEIELHKTLHHKHVVKFSHHFEDQDNIYIFLELCSRKSLAHIWKARHTLTDPEVRYYLRQIISGLKYLHNKGILHRDLKLGNFFVNENMELRLGDFGLAAKLEPVEQRKKTICGTPNYLAPEVLNRQGHGPESDVWSLGCVMYTLLCGNPPFETLDLKETYKCIKEVRYTLPSSLTPAAQKLISGILQKNPSDRLTLDQILSHEYFTKGFTPDRLPPSSCVMVPELNPPSPAKKFFTKMAKSLFGKKKSKVEKTPCDERDDISKLVTGIVKSSISRQMSYKTVEGNEATSPSGQLASTSPLDTQAEEESRKSTSRSFKGTVASSTEACEDGLTPVVVAESAMKVLNSCLSSMPAASRNPPCLSRPKSFVWVTKWVDYSNKYGFGYQLSNRNIGVLFNEGTHLSLCDQRRTVHYYLTNNKRFTFQVSTVPEQLRSQMQIVEYMANYMEQNLMEGGDLHCADPAPSSSPLLLQWVKTDHALVMLFSNGTLQVNFYTDHTKIILCKSSDSYLLTYISRERISYTYPLSALAEHGCSTELRHRLRYVLQLLQHHAGA